atggcatgcggcgagcgcgtccaactataccatatatggaaacaaagcgttgcatgagcggaggtctgtctgccgcagctgctgtgaatcgcgcccacgcgtcacccacgcgctgcctctcgcgatctcccgattagcgaagcTGCTGTCTACAAAGGCCTCTATGGACAATTCATGAAATGTCGAATTCGCTTTGTATAAATATTGGGTCCCGGTGCCGCGACAGGCAGACATTCGTCGCCATTGCGCAAGCGCAGGGCGCATACTCGGGAATCCCGAGTTCTTACGTGTCGCTGTAACTATAGCTATCGATAGCAATATCTAACTTCTACGACATTCAGTTACGTCCTCTTGTGAGCCATTAGAAGAGAAACGGTTTAAGCATGACGCCGCTCTAGAGAATGAATCGCCATGGTTGTGCGCATGCCATCTATATATCGATCGCACCGGCGAAGGACAGGTGCCCGCACTGTACACTGTGCACAGCTAATATAGATGCAACTCGTGTTCTGATGCAGTTAAATGCAGCAGTCGCCGGGACTTCGGTCTCCGGAGAGGAGCCGCCACCGGACGTGACGCAATAACCTGTGCAGCGACGACGCACGGCGGACGCTGCCCCAAACAGCATTcacggcgcgtcacgtgataccTCATGTGACGTCATCTGTAGGAAGACCCAGAGCCAGCACATTCAAAGTGGGATCGCTTCCCCCTCTTCTTTGCAAAGGTATATGGAGTTGGGATGGTGGCACGGCGGGGACTTCCTGCAGGTGACGTCACGTCATGTAACTCGAAGGCCTGCCACGAGGTACGTGGCTGGACGTGGAGCGCCATCTACCTGTAGCGGAGCAGGTTTGGCAGTTCATATACTGTGGGACCACTGTACGCGCGCATGCGTCAGACGACGGGTAGTGTGAGCAATAGACATGGAAGTCGAAGGATCATACAGGACATGTAAGGCGAGGGCGGAGTCTCAATCATTCCGCCCACTGATATTGTATCCTAAGTACACAAAGATAGCAGAACGTTTCTGCGCTACCGGGCTGCTCATTGATTCCAGGAATTGTGATATTTCCTCCATTACATCTGACATATCGGCAACGCTgcctagctgcattgaaaaaaaaaatgttttccagaACTTGTTTGGAGCAGCCCCCTGCTGAAAGATAGCAGCCATCGTTTGTTGAGGTGAAGTTTGGCTTATTATAGTGGGcctgcctttatttttttttctctcggagGCTTAGTTTCGTGAAGCGGTAAGCAAAGCACGAGCTATAGATGTGGTATCATACTGTAGGACGCGCATTCAATCCACACGAAACGGCATTGCATGTTTGATTCTGTCAGATAACGGGATGGAATGCGGCGACCTATTCCAGGAGGCTGTGGCCATTCGGTAAACGCTGTTGAAATTGCTAAGCTAACAGATGCAGAATGACGCGCACATCGCATGTTCTCTGACTGCGAGGATTGCACAAGTGCTGGGACGCTCAAACACACAAGAATGAAACACGATGATTCAGCTACACCGTAATTACATGCACATTAGATACACATACACCAACCATGTTGTGTGGAATCAAGCAACTCTAAACGCGGAGGTTAGTTGATAAGTTGTGGACAACATGGAAAGATCGATAAATAAATTGCCGCGCAGCAGCTACTGCTTAACCTGAAGCGAGCTTACACTTAAGGAGGCTGAAAACAAAAATGTACTCTTTTTTCAACTAAACCATCCACACGGAAGACTAGGACCGGCTTATGGAAAGAAGTCAAGAACAGTGTCACGCTTCAGAGAGTTACCTGAACTTAACGTCCTGCATAATCTGTCAATCAGCAAATAGCGATCGCACGATTGCCCAGTGCGTTAAAAAAAGGGGTGACAAGATATAATTCGTTGCCGGGAGTTTAGTTTTCAGTTGCGCGAGGGCAGTCAGTATATACATATTGTGGGGAACCTGAATCGAGTGGTGGAGTTTAaatatgctaaaaaaaaaaaacattgtataTCTGCCAGCTCTTCATGGAAATTATACAGTGCTGTCACGAAGGTTACAATATAGACCAGATTACAGGCGAGTGCTGTGCCAGTGTTTGAAGGAATCGAAGGACCACGTGCGAGTTTCTGGAAGTCGTACGAGCCCATATTACATTGAATGCTGTGGCACGAATTCATTCGGGTTTTAGAAGAGGGACGAAAATTAACGCACACACAGATGAAGTAGACAGGAGGATTGCCCCTACCAGTTTGCCCATGCATTGTGGTTCCTGCAAATGTAAGCCATGCTTCTCGAACGTAGAAGATTATTGGGAAACGAAAGAACGCGATCGCGAGGAAACATTTTAGAAATGTACCACATTAGGAAAAACGGAGATAGATGTTTCAGTGACCCGTCTGTGGCCTTGTACCGGTCAGAAGGTGCCTTGTTAGAACTTGAGGCGCTCAACCTAGTAAGCCAATATCTGTTTCCTTCTTGTTTTCATCTGTTGCCTTGCGGTTCTGTGTATGTCTTCAGATTATACCGTGCAGTGAAGAGGCGAATCTCGAAGGCCTAATAAAGCAGTTGGTGATGGCGCTTGTCCTGTGTACTTCGTCTGTGTATGTGTTAACTTGTGCCCCTCCTATAATAGCTATCtctcaccaactagcccaacaagaagCACTCCTGCGAATAATTAGGCTTGCTGGCATTCTGCACTGCGCGAGTTCGAATAGGAGTGAAAATGAGGACACAGGTCCTTTCGTTGAGTGTAACTAAGCTTGTCTTTGTCTCATGCTCTCGGATATCACACAACTATACGGCCTTGTTTCTTTCCACAAGCCGGCCTTACACGAACACGGAAAGAAAGCGAACAACAAGGGGGATTGAACCCGACAAGAAGTGCTGGGACATGTTTGGCTGTTGAAAAGAGGGAGCAGCAGTCACCGCTGTCCACCTGTGCGCTCTCCGAACAAAACAGACGACAGCGACACGACACAACACGTGTGGGACAATCAATTTCACGCTCCGCGGCTCCTTCTCACTGAGGTCGTAACCGTCGCGCTTCCGACGTAGTACACCACTGGTACTTGAATGTCTTGCGCGCTGTTTTCACAGAAACACACATATCGGCAGTCATAAACATCAGTTACAAAGACGTTGCTACAGGATCCACacagcaacgcaagcacacccaCCACTGCGGCATAGAGAGTCGCGCACAATCGCCTGATACACACTTAAGGCGAGATACACCGACTAGTATCCGGGCACCACGTCCATCTCGGCGTACGTCTCCAGCTCGAGCGCTGCCGCCTCGAGCGCCGCCTTGCAGTCCGcccacggctgctgctgctgggcgacggtcaccgacgACGTCGGGTCGCAGAAGACCAGCTCGCCCGGAACAGTCACGTGGTGGTCGACGACGCAGGCGTCGTCGGTCTCGGCGCCCGCGCCGCCGTACAGCAGCTCGAACGTCTGCACCGCGCTCGACGAAGAGCAGCCGGCCGCTGgagtcgccgccgccgccaccggaaGACACAGCGACGCCGACTCGGCACCGCCGCTGCCCGGACCGAAGCACGTCCACCAGTCGGGACTGGACGCGGACGGCACGGAGCCGTTGACGGTGACTCCGCCATCGGTGACTCCTCCACTGCTTCCGAAGAGGTCTTCCTCCAGTTGCAGGGCAgccgcggcggcggcgtcctCGGAGCTTCGGTACCGGTCCAGCTGCTGCTCCAAGTCCAGGTCGCTCTCGCTGAGGATCCAGGACAGGTCGTTCTTGAGCGAGTCGCCCAGGTCGCCGCACACGTCGTCCAGGTGGTGCTGCGAGGTAGACGTGGTCGCGCCCGCGACGCCCGTCGAGTCCATGACCACGACGGCGGCCGGATCGATGCGTTCCACGATGACGGCAGGCCCGTTGTGCGCTTGGAGCGCTGACACGACGCTCAGGGCTTGCGTCGACGTCGCCTGCTTGTTCTTGGCTCCGCCTCCGCGGTCCCTCCGGTTCCGCTTggagctgctgccgctgctgccacccCCCGTCGCCGGCGCTGTGGCGGTGCCAGGCGCTCCGGGGTGTCTCTGTGCGGGTCGTCGCTTCTTGAAGACGCCGTCGACCAGGGAGTCGGCGTAGACGGGGTCCAGCCTCCAGAAGCCGCCCTTGCCCGGTTCGTCTTTGCTTCGCGGAACCTTGATGAAGCACTTGTTGAGAGACAGGTTGTGGCGGATGGAGTTCTGCGCAGTGTTCGGGACAAACGAGCGAGTGCTTTTTTTTAGCAACAATCGCGGCGCATAGTATACGATGCATTATAAATGCAAGCATCGACAAATTAAACCTACGTAACAAAACGAAGCACTGCAGGTTGATTTTTGGTTTAGCCGAACCTTGtcactacagtcgaacccgaatatatggaatctgaaggggatcacaaggaagttcgatatataggtaatttgatatataaCATATCACGCCCTGAGGCAAACGGTGGCTAACCGATTGGTGCGTCGGAGGACCGCTAAGTTGCTGCACGCAactaaaaaaagcaagcacactttatttacctgcaaaaaattgctggatcactttcaacctcattgcaaagtccaagttgattcttttctttacacttgcagaGGCCATCACTTGCGGAAAATGAACTCACGAATAAGCACTCAACCCACGCGACGACGCCACGAAAATCGGAAAGAAGAAAGTTGACGTTCGAAGTAGCACGCGGGCTAGCCGAACtgctcgacggggctcaactgaccgcacattctcttctccacctccaggtgccagtaGACCTCAAATGCACAAAGAAGTGCGCTTTGAAGTCTtcggcgtggcgccgcgttcgatatatcgaatgtgctggtgaacgggcgttctatatacgcCTGCACTAGCCCTATACATTTGCATGAGATTTTCAAGGAGATTTTACAGttgttcgatatacacaataattcgttatatgtgggttcgataaaTCCGTGTTACGTCTGTACTTGGTGGGACTGAACCGAACATTTGTTCGATGACCGAAGTAACTCACGGACTAAACATAGCACTGTCACGTTGAAatcatcaatatatatatatatatatatatatatatatatatatatatatatatatatatatgcgtttaCCTGTCTGGCGCCGACATCGCCGACATCTATAGCCTTGCAGCGACTGTGCTGAACCGTGCATCAGGACTTATGATATTATGGATTAGAGCGAAAACGAGGGCAGACGATGTTCTAGTAGAAATGAAGAAGTCGGTTTCAGCAGGCCATGTTATGGCGAAGAGTTGATAGCTGGAGGCTGCACTATGGAGGTGCCCGAGCATGGTTCTAAAGGGAACGGTGTATGTGGTCGAGTGTGGTAGAAAGTTgaagtggggaaaaaaaaagagtattttaCAGGCATGTATGATGTGTTCGTCTGGCACAGCTAAGACAAGGTTAATAGCCTGGTGATTGTGATGACGGGAGCTTATCAgtataataacaataaaaagaaacacatatAAGCAGTAGCTCAGCTACACTCCAAAAGAAGTTTACACTCTTTGGGgtttatcttgtccccaaacgatAATAGTCATCTGGCTTGCTCGCGTTTCCTTTGttgaaaactctgcactcgcGACTTTTCTGTCAATAAGTCTATATGTCACCCTTATGACACGCATGCAATTCGTGACCTGCGGGCACTGGGAGGACTGTGTTAAAGTATGGAAAGACACGCAAGATAGATAACCAATATTCTTTGGTGATAAGCCCcaaaagggtgcaaacttttcttaaagggacactaaagagaaaccggaagttgagattaaatggtagattatcctttcaccatcacagccataccattcttactgcaaacagatgtttaataagcgagaaaatagcgaacaACTGAAGGATAGGTGATGACGctccttcgaaattcccgcactacacgttcgtgacgtcggagattacaaatgcaggccggtcgcgattggtcaagagcgatttatcgctgttaagggaggaaataagagaaaggcagaaggcagggaggttaaccaggataacgtccggttggctaccctacaccgggggaataggaagagggaacacaaagatgacagggagagagaggagggaaggaaagaagagaaatgagcggttagttcgctgttaataaaacgcaaaatgaaatacaccgtaaacgtacataaacagcatttgccaactttttaaaccatttcaagcgaggaagtacaagtttagcacgaaattaaataaataagaaaaaatggcatggcgatacatgcggccgtgatagtttcgtagtttcgtttttggtcaatgcatcgtcagttggtctttattctatggcatcgtcgcgcgcgcctgttccgctctacggtgtttggttgcgtgttgcgtggctcgaaaaacgttgacttcgcgggaaacagccagaaaatgcctcgtgtgtgtagtgttgagggctatGTAAATGGCTCaaggcagcggcagtgttgactcgattgtgt
This region of Dermacentor silvarum isolate Dsil-2018 chromosome 5, BIME_Dsil_1.4, whole genome shotgun sequence genomic DNA includes:
- the LOC119454108 gene encoding forkhead box protein K2 — translated: MSAADGNVDDALTSLHWLQNLNIMTRIGAPTPPTPPASPPGCGSGCVAAKAALHGSAAAHSAVSRCAAAVAAEEPDYKNQGSSKPPYSYATLICMAMKANKNKMTLSAIYKWIRENFLYYRNADPSWQNSIRHNLSLNKCFIKVPRSKDEPGKGGFWRLDPVYADSLVDGVFKKRRPAQRHPGAPGTATAPATGGGSSGSSSKRNRRDRGGGAKNKQATSTQALSVVSALQAHNGPAVIVERIDPAAVVVMDSTGVAGATTSTSQHHLDDVCGDLGDSLKNDLSWILSESDLDLEQQLDRYRSSEDAAAAAALQLEEDLFGSSGGVTDGGVTVNGSVPSASSPDWWTCFGPGSGGAESASLCLPVAAAATPAAGCSSSSAVQTFELLYGGAGAETDDACVVDHHVTVPGELVFCDPTSSVTVAQQQQPWADCKAALEAAALELETYAEMDVVPGY